CCGATAGCTGGCAGGCGAAGGCCGATGCCGAAGCGGCTCGCGAGGCCGCCGAGCTCGCAGCCGATCCGGCGAAGGCCGAGGCCAAGCGCCGCTCGAAGAAGATCTGCAAGTGCAAGACGGTCGATCTCGGCACGATCGAGGACGCGATCGCAGCCGGTTCGCTGACCACGGTCGAGCAGGTCGTCGACATTACCCATGCGGGTTCGGGCTGCACGAGCTGCCGCGGCACGATCGGCGGTATCTTGGAAACGCTGTCTGGCGCTCCTGCCGTGGAACTGACGCCGGAAGAGCGCCGGGCCGTCAAGATCTGCAATTGCAAAGACGTCACGCGCGGCATGATCGAAGACGCCGTCCATGCGAAGGGTCTGACGACGGTTGCCGAAGTGACCGAAGCCACGGAAGCCGGCGGCGGTTGCGAAAGCTGCTGCGATACGATCGACGACATTTTGTCGGAAATCGTGGCGCCCATCGCCGTCGCAGCCGAGTGAGGTGATCCCATGGCAGTCATCGAAATCGGTAAGAAGGCCTGCACCGTCAATCCCTTGAAGATGAGCCAGCCGGTCGGCGGCGCGCTCGCCTTCATGGGGATCAGGGACAGCATGCCGCTTTTCCACGGCTCGCAAGGCTGCACGTCCTTCGGGCTCGTGCTCTTCGTGCGCCATTTCAAGGAAGCCATTCCGCTTCAGACGACGGCGATGAGCGAAGTGGCGACCGTGCTCGGCGGCTATGAAAACGTCGAGCAGGCGATCGTCAATATTTCGACGAAGCAGAAGGCCCGCTTGATCGGCATCTGTTCGACCGGCGTGACCGAAACCAAGGGCGACGACGTCGACGCCTATATTTCGCTCGTGCGCCAGCAGCATCCGGAACTGGATGATGTCGCGCTCGTCTACGTCTCGACGCCCGACTTCAAGGATGCCTTCCAGGACGGCTGGGAAAAGACCGTCGCGAAGATCATCGACAAGCTGGTGAAAGCGCCGGAGCCCGACGTCGTTCGCGACCCGAAGAAGCTCGTCGTGCTGCCAGGCTCCCAATATACGCCGGGCGATCTCGACGAATTGCGGGACATTATCGAGGGCTTCGGTTTCGAGCCTTTGTTTCTGCCCGATCTTGCCGCCTCGCTCGACGGCCATATCCCGGACGATTTCACGCCGACCTCGCTCGGTGGGATTTCGCTCGAGGAAATCGCCGATCTCGGCAATGCCTCCCATTGCATCGCGCTCGGCTCGCATATGAAGCTGGCGGCGGACACTCTGCAGAAAAAGGCCGGCATCCCTTACAAGCTCTTCGAACGGATGATCGGCCTTCTACCTACCGATGCCTTCATTGCGCATCTGATGGAGATCAGCGGCAAGCCGGTGCCGACGCGGATCAAGCGCCAGCGCAGCCAATTGGTCGATGCGATGCTCGACGGGCATTTCCACACCGGCGGCAAGAAGATCGCCATGGGGCTCGAGCCCGACTTCTTCTACGACCTCTCGAGCTTCCTCGTCGAAATGGGCTGCCATATCACTGCGGCGGTCTCGACCAATAATTCGCCGATCCTCGAAAAGGTCCAGTGCGAGACCGTGCTAATCGGCGATCTTGAAGACCTTGAACGCTTGGCGCCGGGCTGCGATCTCATGATCACCCATGCGCATGGCCGCCAAGCCTCAGAGCGCACGGGAATCCCGCTGTTCAGGATGGGCTTGCCGATCTTCGATCGGCTGGGTGCTGGACATATCACGGCGGTCGGCTATCGCGGCGCTCGCGATCTGATCTTCGATATCGCGAATATGCTGTTTTCGACCGGCCATGCGATTAAGCCGGACACGTGGTATCCTGAACTGGTCGGCGCCCAGCATGGCGACGCCCACGGTGACCATCAGGCGACGCCGCACACCACTCATTGAGGCAAATGATGCCTGCACAACAGATAAAAACGGAGGCTGCATGAAAGTAGCATTTGCCACCCAGGATCTCGAAAGAGTGGACGCGCATTTCGGCTGGGCGAAAAACCTGATGCTGTATGACGTGCAGCCCGACGGCTATCAATTTCTGGAGACGATCGAATTCAACGGCGATCTCCAGGAAGACGGCAACGAGGACAAGCTCGAGCCAAAGATCAACGCCGTGAAGGATTGCGCGATTCTCTATGTCGCCGCGATCGGCGGTTCGGGCGCGGCCCGCGTCGTCGCGAATAACATCTTTCCGATGAAGGTGAAGGAGCCGGAGCCGATTGCCGAGCTTCTCGTCAAGTTGCAAGATGTGCTGAAGGCGCCCGCGCCGCCGCCCTGGCTGCGCAAAGCGATGCAAAAAGCCGGCGAAGCAAAAGAATTCGATTTCGAAGATTGAGGTGAACCATGTCTGATGTGGCAGAAGCGATTAAACCGGCAGCCGTCGATGTGCCTTTCGTGAAGGAACTGATTAAGCAATGGCGCGCCCAGGATATGCACGGTGCGTGGGACAGCAAGACCGATCTCGACCTGATCGATCCCTACATCGTCGATAAGAAGCGCCGCAAAGAAATCCCGATGATCGGCGATCCCGATCCGGAAACCCTTTGGCGCTTGGAGCTCTTCTACAATGCGGTCGGCCTTTCGATCGAAAAGGAGACGGGCTGCATGGTGTCTCCGATGATGAAGATGTCGCACGAAGGCTTCGGCCGTCTGGTCCTCATGGCCGGCCGCCTGATCGTCGTGAACAAGATGCTCCGCGACGTGCATCGCTATGGTTACGACAGCCTCGACAAGCTCGCGGAAGAAGGCACGAAAGCCGTTGCCGCTGGCGTCGAGATGATCAACAAATATCCCGAAGTTGCCAAATATTGACACGACGGGGAGGAGCATGAGCGAAGACGCGGACAAATTGAAAGCGGAGATCAAGAAACTCTCCGCGCAGGCTATGCAGGCCAAGATGGATTTGCACGACCTCTCCGAGGAATTGCCGATCAATTGGCAGCAGATTTTGGATGTTGCCCAACGCGCTCACACGGCTTTCGAGACTCTTGAAAGCAAGAGGGCCCAATTGAGCGCGATGGGTTGAGACTGACGCATTTGCGCCGATCGACGAGGATCGGCCAATGGAGAATCGAAAATGGCGGAAATCACGGAAAAGTCGAAGCCCACACGCGACGGCCGCATGTGGACCCCGGAGTTCCTGACTTCAATTGATCCGGATACCTGCATCGGCTGCGGCCGCTGCTACAAGGTCTGCGGCCGTGAAGTCATGACGTTGAAAGGCCTCACCGAAGACGGGGAGATCGTGCCTCTCGACAACGAGGACGATGACGACTTCGAAAAGAAGGTCATGGCGATGAACGACATTGGTGCCTGCATCGGCTGCGGCGCTTGTGCGCGCGTCTGCCCGACTGATTGCCAGACGCATACGCCGATCAACGAGCTCGAAGGCGCGCTCTGAGACATGGCGACAGCTATGCCGACCGAAGCTCATCTCTTGCGCGGCGCCGATGGTGCGCTACACGCTGGCGCCGCCGTGGATGAAAGCTTTGATCGCCATATCATCGGACGTCTGCTGCTTCATGCGGTCGCCGAGGCGAAGCGCCTCGGCGAGCCTGTCGAGCGCCGTCTTGGCCTCGATCGCGACCGCCTATGTGCGGCGGCTCAATTCGTTCATATGGACCTTTTTCTTGATCCCTCCCACGAGCCGCAGGCTGAAGAGGACGAAGAAGAAGTCATGGTCCGGCAGATCTTATTGCAAAACTGTTCCGGCCCGCGGCAAGTGAGCGAATGGCTCGCCTATGTCGTCGCCAGACGCGGCATGGAGCCTAATCACCTTTGGGAAGATCTAGGGCTCGCGGAACGGCCGGACCTGACGAAACTCCTGCTTCGGCATTTTGCCCCGCTCGCCACGAAGAATACACGCAACATGCGCTGGAAGCGCTTCTTGTACCGCTCGCTGTGCGAGGCGGAAGGCTTCAGCATGTGCCCGTCGCCGACCTGCGATTCCTGCTCGGAATTCCATATTTGCTATGGCGACGAGTCGGGCGAGACCGTGCTGGCGCGCAACAACCGCGCTTTCAACGAAGCCAATGCGGCCGACAGGCATTAAGGGCTGCGTTGCGTTTTCGCCTTGACGGCATGAGCCAATAATTCCGCAAGATCCGTCTTACATTGTGCGCGTCACCGTGCGCTTTTCCGGCTCATGCCGGGACTCGATCCGGGCACCGCGCATGACGCGCTGAAGAACCGCTCACACCTTTTCCGACAAATGGCGGAAACTCTCGACGACCTTTTCGTAGACCGGCCTTTTGAACGGAATGATGAGCTCGGAAAGATGCTGCATGGGCTCCCAGCGCCAGGCGTCGAATTCCGGTTTCTGGCCGCCGGCCGGCGTATGGATGTTGATCTCGCTGTCGTCGCCTTCGAAGCGAAGCGCGAACCATTTTTGCCTTTGGCCCTGGTAGCGTCCCTTCCAGGATTTCTTGGCGAATTCCACCGGCAGATCGTAAGTCAGCCAATCCTGCGCTTCGGCAAGGAAGCTTGCCGAGGAGACATTGGTTTCTTCGAGCAATTCGCGCAGTGCGGCGTCATAGGGGTTTTCGCCGGCATCGATTCCGCCTTGCGGCATCTGCCATTCATGGTCAGTCGCGATATGCCCCTGCAGTCTTTTGTTCCGCCGCCGCCCGATAAAGACGAGACCATTGCGATTGAGAAGCATGATACCGACGCAGGGACGGTAATTTCCAAAGTCCATTCTGTCAGAGCTCACGGTTCGCGTGTGACGACCGGCCTCGCTCCGTCTTTGCCGAGTATGGCGCTCAGCGGTACAAGGGCAATGCCCTTTGCCTCGAGAGACTGAGCAAAGCGGGCGATCCGATCGATGTTGGACAAAGGTAGCCCGCTCGCGACGCCAACCGCAATACCCTTATCGCGCGCCCGGGTCTCAAGCTTGACCAGAGCAGCCTCCAGGGTGCCCGGTTTCGCGCCTCCTTCCAAGATCACATCGGTTTTGCCGGCGGAGAGATCCAATCCCGGTGCGAGCCCGGGCACGAGGCTTTGGGCCGAGGTGCCGTCGTCGGCATAATAAAGCCCGCGGCCGCCGATCTCGCGCAGGACCGGAGTCAAGGCCTGGTCGTCCGAGGTGAATTTGGCGCCGAGGAAGTTGGCAACGCCGGCATAGCCAGTGAAGCGGCTCATCAGCCAATGCAGGTGTTCGGTGTTTTCCGCCGCACTTGCGGAGGTCAGGAGCGTATGCGGGCCCGGATTGTTTTGCGGATAATCGAAAGGCTCCATCGGAAGCTGGAGGACGATTTCATGGCCATGCTCGCGTGCCCTGGCGGCCTCGCGTTCGAGATCGCGGCCATAGGGCGCAAATCCGAGCGTCACGGCGCCTGGCAGAGAGTCAATCGCCGTCTCGGTCGCGGATGTGTCGAGGCCCATCCCGCCGATGAGAAGCGCGATGCGGGGCGCGCCCGCCTTCAGGCTCGAAGAGGTGACCAGCGGCCTTGCATAAACCTCGGCCGGACGGGAGCCGTCGCTGCCGATCCTGGGAATGGGACCAAAGTGCGTCTTTTCGACGAGACGCGGGTCGGGGGCAGGGGCAAGCCTGATGCCTAAATCCTGCGGCACGGTGATGATGAGCGCGCCAGGTGCGCTCGCGCCGCCGCGCATGACTTTGACGCCGCTTTGCTGTTCGAGATCCTCGGCGCTTGTCACCCCCTTGAGGGTGCCGCCAGTCGCGGCTGGATCCGGCGGCGTTTGACTTGCGGGCTGGCTGCTGGCCGGCTTAGCTGCCGGCGCGGCTTGTATATCCTCGTGGATGGCGGCTATGGCATAAGGCTCGCCGCCCATCGGATCGCCGGTCAAACTGATGAAGGCGAAAAGCCCGGCGGCGATCAGTCCGAGGCCGGCAAAGGCGATCATCCGGTAAGGCGGGCTCCGTCGCCGTCTCGAAAATGGCGCGCGGTCGAGGCCTAAAGGCTTATCGAAGTCGCTATCCACCATAAGTTCGATCCGTATTCGCCGTTAGATCGGTGCCGGGTCCTCGGGGGCCGACTCACCCCGAAGCAGCAGGGCGACAATGACACGCCGCGGACTCGCCCGTCGAGCCCCATAGCGGCGGCTCCGACGCCGCGCGGACATGCCTTGGACCCGCCCTCATTTCCGGGAAACAGCAATTCGATATATAGAGACTCTTCCGTTTCGCGCTGGACACCCAATCTGCGTGAGGGCCGGTCGCGTTTGCGACAGGTTCGACGCGGACATCCCTTCAGGGGCCAGCTTATCGGCAGGACCCGATAACTGAATTCAAATTCAAAGCATTACAGCAACCGCAGGATCACGATGGCGCGCAAGGCTCAAGGTAAAATCGATACATTATTGGCCTTGAGGTCTGATGGCCGTCTCCTGGTCGGGCGTGAGCGCATAGCGCTGCTCGAGGCGGTGGCGAAACATGGCAGCATAACCAAGGCCGCCGAAGCGGCCGGCTTCAGCTATAAAACGGCCTGGGACTCGGTGAATGCGATCAATAATCTTCTCCCGCGCCCGGCCTTTCTGACCAAGACCGGCGGATCGAGCGGCGGCGGCGCCCAGATTACCGAGGAAGGGTTGCGGCTGATCGCGGCTTTCCGGAAGCTCGAAGAAAAGCTCGGGCGCATTTCGACGTCGATCGCGGAAGAGGGACTCGAACATGCGGAAGATATGCTCTTTTGGGGCGTCGCATTGCGTGTCTCGGCCCGTAACGCGCTGCATTGCAAGATCGTCGAGATCAAGCCGGCGCCCGTGAACGTCGAGATCAAGCTCGAGGTCTCGCCCGGCGTTTTCATCTTCGCGCTTGTGACCAATCGCAGTCTGGTGGAGCTCGATCTGAAACTCGGCAGCAACGTCATGGCCATGGTGAACAGCACGTCGGTGATGCTGGCGAGTGGCCCTCAGGCCCTGCGCATTTCCGCGCGCAATAGAATCAAAGGCAAGGTTGTCGAACGCATTGATGGCGGCGTCGACTCCGAGATCACACTCGATATCGGTCACGGCAAGACCATCGACGCCGTCATCACCCAGGCGGGCGCGGATGAAGTGGGGGCCAAGGAAGGGGCCGAGGTCTTTGCGGTTTTCAAGACCTCGCATGTCGTCCTTGCCGCGGATTGAAGCTCTCCTGGCGGCAGGCTTTCGCTAGTGGAACGTGATCGCTCCAAGTTGAATCATTTGTCACGTTCCAATCTTTTTTGACGCATGATCTTGTCCAAAAAGTCTCCAACTTTTTGGGATCATGCTCTAGTCGATGGCGATCATGACGTCGGAGGATTTGATCAGTGCGTGCGCGGGCTTGCCTTTTTCGAGCTTGAGCTCGTCGACTGACTCGTTGGTGATGGAAGCCAGGATGGTGATGCCCGGTGCGACTTCGATCGACACATGCGCGGTTGTGGCGCCTTTGTGAACGTCGACGATTTTGCCAGCAATAAAATTTCGTCCCGAAATTTTCACGTTTTTCTCCTGATTTCTAAATGGCCGACACAGTTAAAAGCTATGTCGCTTCAAATATAGCGTGACCGGCGCCGAAACCAAGTTCTCGTTCCATTTGCTTGCACGGTTATTTCATCGCTGCCGAAGACGCCGATCGCGAAAAAGAACTCTGCGCTTTCTGGAATAATTCCATGCGATGCATCCGGGGATCGAGACATAGATGAAATCTATAAAAATTGTGCCGTTCGGATGCTTTAAGACCAAAGCGGTGCTCCAGCTGGCGAGGCCGATGCCGTCTGCTTGTGCCTTTCCGCCGCCGGAATTTTTGAGTTTGATGTTATGCTTTGATTTTCCGGTGTGCAGCTAATGTACAGGAGGTGTTCATGACCGAGGAATTGCTGTCGCGCGCTGAACGCTTCAAGAAGGGCAAGACGCTGCGCCATGAAACGCCGCGCGAATCGCTCGCCGACCTTCAGAGCAATGCCGAACGCGATCCGGTTGCGATCCTTGCCGAAAGCGATCCTTTCCGCGTCGCTAAACTTTTGCCCGTCCGCTATGCCCGGATGATGGAAAACCCTTTCGCCTTTCTGCGCGGCGCGGCGGCGGTCATGGCCGTCGATCTCGCACAGGAGCCGAAGGTCGGCATTCCCGTCCAGGCATGCGGCGATTGCCATGTCATGAATTTCGGCGCCTTCGTCACGCCAGAAGAAAACATCCTCTTCGACATCAACGATTTTGACGAGACCTTGCCGGGCGTCGATTTCACTGTCGATCTGAAGCGGCTGGCAGCCAGCGCCGCCGTCGCTGCGCTCGCGTCGCGTGCCTCGAAGAAAACCGCGCATGCGCTCGCGGCCGCGGCGGTCGAATCCTACCGGCGGCATATGATCAAGCTCGCGGCTCTGTCACCGCTTGAAATCTGGCATAGCCAGATTTTGCTCGAAGACGAGATCGAACATATCAAGGACCGCGTCTTGCGTAAGCACTTGTCGAACATTGTTGCCAAGGTGCGCGGGACGCAGGAAGAGGACGATAATTTTCCGCATCTCGCCAATAGCAAGGATGCGAAAATCAAGGACAAGCCGCCGCTGATCTATCATCTCGATCCGGAAGCCGATGCGCAAGACGAATTGGATACCAAAACCGTCTTCGACGCCTATCGGCAGAGGCTCGCGCCCGAACGTGCCGTGCTTTATGATCGTTACGAGTTAAAGGATCTCGCCTTCAAAGTGGTCGGCGTCGGTAGTGTCGGGACCTTTTGCGCCATCGGTCTTTTCATGAGCGGCGACGGCGAGCACCTGTTCTTGCAGATCAAGGAAGCGCTACATTCCGCTCTCGAACGTCTGAGCCCGGACCTCGTCTGGCCTGGTCATCAGGGTGAGCGCGTCGTCGAAGGCCAAAGAATGATGCAGGCGGCGGCCGATCTGTTCCTCGGCTGGACGGAAGACCCGAAAACCCATCGGCAATTCTATATTCGCCAGCTCAAAAACCGCCGCCTGGGTTCCGTCAGCGAGCTTGTCGAAGGCGATGCGCTCGACGATTATGTGCGGATCTGCGGCCGCACTTTGGCGCGCGCGCATGCGCGCACCGGCGATGCGGCGATGATCGCCGGTTATGCAGGCAAGAGCGAAGCGCTCGACGAGGCAATAGCGTCTTTCGCCATGGCTTATGCGGATCGCACGGTCGCCGATCACTTGCGGCTGGTCGAAGCCAAGACCGAGGGCGGCGTCAAGCCGGTCAAGCAGGCGGCGGAGTAACGCATGATCCCGAAAAGTTGCAGACTTTTCGGATAAGGTCATGCGTCGAATGAAAAGGCCGATGATCCCGAAAAGTTGCAGACTTTTCGGATAAGATCATGCGTCGAACGAAAAGGCCGATGACCCCGAAAAGCTGCAGACTTTTCGGACAAGATCACGCGTCGAATGAAAAGCGCACGATCCCGAAAAGTCAGGCCGGTTTTCGGACAAGCTCATGTATGGCTAAACCGATGATTCGCTACGGCATTTCACAGTGCTTGCGGCTGCGCGCCGGCGCTGTTAGATCATGTCTCGAAAGCCAACATCCCGCCGTTCCGGTTTCCTGTTAAGCGATCTTGCTCGCGCTCTTTGCCTCGGGTCGGACGGGCCCGTGGCAATAGGACAAGATCATGCCGAACAAAGAAATCGATGGACTGAACATCGCGGGCGACCTCTACGACTTCATGAGCTTCGAGGTTCTGGCCGGAACTGGCGTCGGCGCACATCAATTCTGGACGGGTTTGGCGCGGATCGTCGCGGAATATGCACCGCGCCTGCGCGCGCTGCTACAGGAACGTGCCCGCTTGCAGGCGGAGATCGACGCCTATCATCGCGCCCATGCGGGGGCGCCCTTCGATGCCGCCGCCTATGAAGCGCATTTGCGTGCGATCGGCTATCTCGTCGAAGCGCCGGCGCCCTTTTCCATCCGGACCGCGAATGTGGATGAGGCCGTTGCGCGCATAGCCGCGCCGCAATTCACCGTGCCATGCTCCAATCCGCGCTATCTGACGCGGGCCATAAGCGCGCGCTGGTCGAGCCTTTACGATGCGCTTTATGCGTCCGATGTCATCCCCGAGGAGGGCGGTGCCGAACGCGGGCAAAGCTATAATAAGGTCCGCGGCGCGCTTGTGATCGAACGCGGCCGCGCCTTTTTGGATGAAGTCGTGCCGCTCGCCAGCGGCAGCCACCACGCGGTGACGGCCTATGTCGTCGCGAATGGCGCCCTTATGGCGGCTATCGATGGAGGCGAGCGAATAGGTTTGAAAGACCCTTCGCAATTTGCCGCCTATCAGGGCAGAGGCGAGGGACTGTCGTCGATTTTGCTGCGCGACAAAGGCCTCCATATCGAGCTCAAGATCGATCGCAAAAGCCCGGTCGGGCGTGAGGATCGCGCCGGTCTCGCCGATATTATCCTGGAATCGGCCGTCACCACGATTTGCGATTTCGAAGATACGGTGGTTGCCGTCGATGTGCCGGACAAGATCAATCTCTATCGAAATTGGCTTGGCACCGTCAAAGGCAGTCTGCGCGTCCAATTCAAGAAGAACGGCCGCATCACCGACCGGCTGTTTTCGGCCGATTACCGCTATCAGGCGCCGAATGGCGGGCCGTCGCTGCTGTTTGCCGGGCGCAGCCTTGCGATGGTGCGCGTGACGGGACCGCAGCGGCTGACCGATATCATCCGCGATGCAGAGGGCGAGCCCATCCCGGAAATGCTTCTCGACATCGCCGTCGCAGCGCTGGCCGGTTTGCATGACACGCGCCGAAGCAAGCCGCCGCGCAACAGCGAGGCCGGGTCGATCTATATCGTCGTGCCGAAATTGCACGGGCCAGCCGAAGCGGCGCTTGTCGATGAGATTTTCACGCTCGTCGAAGATATGCTCGATCTTCCGAAGAACACGGTGAAGCTCGGCCTCACCGACGAAGAGCGCCGCACGAGTCTCAATCTCGCGGCATCCATTCATCCTGTGGCCGATCGTATTGCCTGGCTCGGCACGTCGCCCTTCGAGCGGGCGCGAGACGAGATCGACACGGCGCTGGAAGCAGGCCCCATTGGCGGCGCTGCGGCGCTTCTCACGGCTCCATGGGTAAAAGCCTATGAGGCCGGTAATGTCGAGACGGCGCTCGTCTGCGGGCTCGGCGGTATGGCGCAGATCGCCAAAGGCCGCTGGACCGAAGCCGAACATCTGGCAAGGCTGTTGTCCGAAAAAACCGACGATCTCCGCCAAGGCGCCAGTACGGTCTCGATGCCGTCACCGCGCGCGGCGAGCCTCTATGCGATGGCCTATCATCAGATCGATGTCTTGCAGCGGCAAAAGGATGTGGCGGCTGCGCTCACCGCCGACGCGATGCGTGCCCATTTCATGGAACAGCTCGGTGCGCCGGCAAACAAAATGACTCTATCCACTGAGGAGATCACGCGCGAGCTTGAGGCGCATTGCCATAGGACTCTTGCCTATCTCGTGCAGTGCATCGATCGCGGTGTCGGCTGTTCACGCGTGCCGGACGCGCAGGGTGTCATTCGCATGGAGGATCGCTCCGCCGTCCGCTTTTCGAGCCTTTGCGTCGCCAATTGGCTGAAGCACGGCGTCGTGACGCGCGAGCAGGTGATCGATGCCTTGCGGCGCATGGCGGAGCGGGTGGACGAGCAAAACAAGGCCGGCCCCGGCTATAGGCCAATGGCGCCCGCGTTCGACGGGTCCGCCTTCAATGCCGCGGCCGAATTGATGTTCATCCAACGTGGTGCGGCTGAAAGCGATATCGACACGATCATCGCGATGCGCCGGCGCGAGGCGAAGGCGGGGCAGCCGCCCGAGATTTCGAACCGTTTCGAGTTTCTCAAGGGCGCCATGGGCAAGCTTGAAACTGGCGAGGCCTTTTACGGCACGAATGATTGAATTGGCGTCTGCGGTTTGATTGACAGCCGCGCATGAGGCCGGTCAAATGACCGTGGTTGTCGCGGACGGCAAAATGGCAAATTCAAAGACATTTTTGGGAAAATTTTTTGACCGCTTCGCTGCTCCCGCGATAGGGACGGCAGAAGACTCTTTGCAAGCCATAAAGGCGCAGGTCGAAGGTTGCGAGTCTTTCATCGATAAGACGGTGAAGCTCGTCAACGAATGGCGGCAGCAGAGCATCAAGACGGAAGACGCGTTGCGCGATCTTACCAGCCGCGTTTCTGC
The Methyloferula stellata AR4 DNA segment above includes these coding regions:
- a CDS encoding malate synthase G — its product is MPNKEIDGLNIAGDLYDFMSFEVLAGTGVGAHQFWTGLARIVAEYAPRLRALLQERARLQAEIDAYHRAHAGAPFDAAAYEAHLRAIGYLVEAPAPFSIRTANVDEAVARIAAPQFTVPCSNPRYLTRAISARWSSLYDALYASDVIPEEGGAERGQSYNKVRGALVIERGRAFLDEVVPLASGSHHAVTAYVVANGALMAAIDGGERIGLKDPSQFAAYQGRGEGLSSILLRDKGLHIELKIDRKSPVGREDRAGLADIILESAVTTICDFEDTVVAVDVPDKINLYRNWLGTVKGSLRVQFKKNGRITDRLFSADYRYQAPNGGPSLLFAGRSLAMVRVTGPQRLTDIIRDAEGEPIPEMLLDIAVAALAGLHDTRRSKPPRNSEAGSIYIVVPKLHGPAEAALVDEIFTLVEDMLDLPKNTVKLGLTDEERRTSLNLAASIHPVADRIAWLGTSPFERARDEIDTALEAGPIGGAAALLTAPWVKAYEAGNVETALVCGLGGMAQIAKGRWTEAEHLARLLSEKTDDLRQGASTVSMPSPRAASLYAMAYHQIDVLQRQKDVAAALTADAMRAHFMEQLGAPANKMTLSTEEITRELEAHCHRTLAYLVQCIDRGVGCSRVPDAQGVIRMEDRSAVRFSSLCVANWLKHGVVTREQVIDALRRMAERVDEQNKAGPGYRPMAPAFDGSAFNAAAELMFIQRGAAESDIDTIIAMRRREAKAGQPPEISNRFEFLKGAMGKLETGEAFYGTND